One stretch of Bombina bombina isolate aBomBom1 chromosome 7, aBomBom1.pri, whole genome shotgun sequence DNA includes these proteins:
- the LOC128636771 gene encoding E3 ubiquitin/ISG15 ligase TRIM25-like, which translates to MASADMRKELTCPICVSIYTDPVTLTCGHNFCLSCINRTWDNQDEGEYSCPECQLRFSKRPELKRNLRMHNISKTFQLTGPVNDTGIFCTYCIHSPVPATKSCLMRDASLCDAHLSVHSKSGEHVLTEPTTSWGITKCAKHKKLLKYYCTEDAACICESCKLSGEHRGHDVELLNEASEKKKEKLKAVLQKLTTKIEKTENRVQSLQEHRRRVQEKAAGGTERLTTQIRDIMEQLKDLEKRVLSEITRQQDQALTTISKVIQQLEKEKDKLTRKMCHIEDLDDFCGAEKGDNEVTQRGDKQVPAGGDLDEVLISVTLYRGLADIVTDVKRGMYMHVPSDILLDIKTAHNNIILSGDLKTASYTDINQPRLEKAKRFTVYPQVLSTKSFSSGRHYWEVQISESGDLYIGVCYTSMEREGYQSLIGNNNKSWGLRSFNNNKDLSVRYNTKVTSLSPPLSCDRVGILLDYEAGRLTFYELCDPIRHLHTFTTTFSELLYPAFSAWSDCAWVRILR; encoded by the exons ATGGCATCTGCTGATATGAGAAAGGAGCTTACCTGCCCCATCTGTGTGAGCATTTATACAGATCCTGTAACTCTGACCTGTGGCCATAACTTCTGCCTGAGCTGTATTAACAGAACATGGGACAACCAGGATGAGGGGGAATATTCATGTCCTGAATGTCAGCTCAGGTTTAGCAAGAGACCTGAACTGAAAAGGAACCTGAGGatgcataatatttcaaagactttCCAACTAACTGGGCCTGTAAATGACACTGGGATCTTCTGCACTTACTGTATTCACTCTCCTGTACCTGCTACTAAATCCTGTCTAATGCGTGATGCTTCTCTGTGTGATGCCCACCTGAGTGTACACAGCAAGTCTGGGGAACACGTCTTAACTGAACCCACCACTTCCTGGGGTATTACAAAATGCGCCAAACACAAAAAGCTGCTGAAATATTACTgtactgaggatgctgcctgtatctgtgagTCCTGCAAACTGtctggagagcacaggggacacgaTGTGGAGCTGCTGAacgaggcttctgagaagaagaaagagaaactgAAAGCTGTTCTGCAGAAACTAACCACAAAGATAGAGAAGACTGAGAatagagtccagagtctgcaggagCACAGGAGaagggtgcaagagaaagcagctggtggaACAGAGCGACTCACTACCCAGATTAGGGACATCATGGAACAGCTaaaagacctagagaagcgagtcctgagtgagatcacccggcagcaggaccAGGCTTTAACCACAATCTCTAAAGTGatccagcagctggaaaaagagaaggACAAGCTGACCAGGAAGATGTGTCACATTGAGGATCT agatgacttTTGTGGTGCTGAGAAGGGAGATAATGAGGTCACACAGAGAGGTGATAAACAGGTCCCTGCTGGGGGGGATTTAGATGAGGTCCTGATCTCAGTGACGTTATACAGAGGTTTAGCTGATATTGTGACTGATGTAAAGAGAGGGATGTATATGCACGTGCCATCAGACATATTACTGGATATAAAAACTGctcataataatattattttatcagGTGACCTTAAAACTGCATCCTATACAGATATAAACCAGCCGCGACTAGAAAAAGCAAAGAGATTTACAGTTTATCCTCAGGTATTAAGCACCAAGAGTTTTTCCTCAGGACGACATTACTGGGAAGTGCAGATTAGTGAGTCAGGGGACTTGTATATAGGAGTTTGTTACACAAGTATGGAGAGGGAAGGATATCAGTCTCTGATAGGAAATAATAACAAGTCCTGGGGTTTGCgtagttttaataataataaagatcttTCAGTGAGATATAATACAAAAGTCACCTCATTAAgtccccctctatcatgtgacagagtAGGAATACTGCTGGACTATGAGGCTGGGCGTCTGACCTTTTATGAGCTGTGTGACCCCATCAGACACTTACACACCTTCACTACCACCTTCAGTGAGCTTCTTTATCCTGCATTCAGTGCATGGAGTGAttgtgcctgggtgagaatcctgcgctag